In one window of Vanrija pseudolonga chromosome 5, complete sequence DNA:
- the SPBC460.05_2 gene encoding putative transporter, translated as MAADDNSPLPTPKIDLVDNSKHTSSVLVKSVDAEALDAAEEAIVSSQEFTDDDFKRLRRKVDLVIMPVLMIMYGIYYAGESVLSQGVPFGLAEDTRLKGNEYGNLQTFYYVALGVAQMPIGYLMQRFPIGRALSVFIMAWGALIMLCAACTSYAGLAVVRSLLGCFIAATIPGFAILTSSWFLRGEQTLRQGLYYQMNTTMAIVFGIGNYALAKRQQERGGLSGWKAINLFIGGVTLFMGLVSLLVLGTPDEVWWLSRREKRIAKARVVSNATGGGEQHPWRWAQVRECFRDPTFYMGLVANILFTVPNGAVVSFITVLLTGFGFDNLQQVLFQFPLYTFSSLDIVASAAVVHYYPRLRFPVCIANQVIGVFVFLFVGLSPTSNTSRYVVFVMVAAFNTPMFIIWPLMSANIAGRTKKTFNAACMIMAYSAGNVIGSQIMLPSDAPRYIKGLTAVSACMAANLLVLLAWWRYYVVVNRRREAAFVASGLGAEQREHESRVAGETDMTDIENRHFRYTC; from the exons ATGGCCGCAGACGACAACAGCCCCCTCCCGACACCCAAGATCGACCTAGTCGATAACTCGAAGCACACCTCGAGCGTTCTCGTCAAGTCTGTTGACGCTgaggccctcgacgcggcggaggaggccaTTGTGTCGTCGCAGGAGTTTAC tgacgacgactttAAGCGGCTCCGGCGCAAAGTTGATCT CGTTATTATG CCCGTGCTCATGATCA TGTACGGCATCTACTACGCCGGCGAGTCGGTTCTCTCCCAGGGCGTACCTTTCGGCCTGGCAGAGGACACGAGGCTCAAAGGCAATGAGTATGGCAACCTCCAGACGTTTTACT acgtcgcgctcggcgtggcgcaaATGCCCATCGGATACCTCATGCAGCGCTTCCCCATCGGGCGCGCGCTATCAGTCTTCATCATGGCGTGGGGCGCGCTCATCATGCTCTG CGCCGCGTGCACCTCGTATgccgggctcgccgtcgtaCGCTCCCTGCTCGGATGCTTCATCGCGGCCACGATCCCAGGCTTCGCAATCctcacgtcgtcgtggttCTTGCGGGGCGAGCAGACGCTGCGCCAGGGACTGTACTACCAGATGA ACACCACCATGGCGATCGTGTTCGGTATCGGCAACtacgccctcgccaagcgacagcaggagcgcggcggcctgtcGGGCTGGAAAGCGATCAACCTGTtcatcggcggcgtgacgCTGTTCATGGGCCTCGTGagcctgctcgtgctcggcacACCGGACGAGGTCTGGTGGCTGAGCAGGCGCGAGAAACGCATCGCCAAGGCGCGTGTCGTGTCCAACgccactggcggcggcgagcagcacccGTGGCGCTGGGCCCAGGTGCGCGAGTGTTTCCGCGACCCGACGTTCTATATGGGCCTGGTGGCCAACATCCTCTTCACGGTACCGAATGGCGCTGTGGTGTCATTCATCACGGTGCTGCTGACGGGCTTTGGGTTCG ACAACCTCCAACAAGTCCTGTTCCAGTTCCCACTGTACACCTTCAGCTCGCTTGACATcgtggcctcggccgccgtggtgCACTACTATCCGCGTCTCCGCTTCCCCGTGTGCATCGCGAACCAAGTCATCGGGGTGTTTGTGTTCCTGTTTGTCGGCCTCAGCCCGACGTCCAACACGTCGCGCTACGTAGTCTTCGTCATGGTGGCAGCGTTCAATACGCCCATGTTCATCATCTGGCCGCTCATGTCGGCCAACATTGCCGGACGTACAAAGAAGACGTTCAACGCCGCGTGCATGATCATGGCCTATTCCGCGGGCAACGTTATCGGGTCACAGATCATGCTGC CctccgacgcgccgcgctaCATCAAGGGCCTGaccgccgtgtcggcgtgcATGGCGGCAAACCTGCTCGTCCTGCTCGCCTGGTGGCGCTactacgtcgtcgtcaaccggcgccgcgaggccgcgttCGTCGCGAGCGGCCTGGGGGcagagcagcgcgagcacgagagCCGCGTCGCGGGCGAGACGGACATGACCGATATCGAG AATCGGCACTTTCGGTACACTTGCTAG